Proteins encoded together in one Balaenoptera musculus isolate JJ_BM4_2016_0621 chromosome 6, mBalMus1.pri.v3, whole genome shotgun sequence window:
- the PKN3 gene encoding serine/threonine-protein kinase N3 isoform X4, whose amino-acid sequence MEEGAPQQPGAGQWPPGDEKEAIRRAIQKELKIKEGVENLRRVATDRRHLGHVQQLLRSSNRRLEQLHGELRELHARILLPGPGPGPAEPAASGPWPLAEQPRARHLEALQRQLQVELKVKQGAENMTHTYASGTPKERKLLAAAQQMLQDSQLKVALLRMKISSLEASGSPEPGEALRSGDGQRAEQGVGLRADPLLLGPELLVEELRHRLRIEAAVAEGAKNVVKLLGSRRTQDRKVLAEAQAQLQESSQKLDLLRLALEQLLEGLPPAHPLRGRVARELRTAVSGNAQPSGTLVKPTAMTGTLQVHLLGCEQLLTAVPGRSPVAALAGNPSQGWLRSRAKQQRGGGELASEVLAVLKVDNRIVGQTGWGPVAKQSWDQTFVIPLERARELEIGVRWRDWRQLCGVAFLRLEDFLDNACHQLSLSLVPQGLLFAQVTFCDPVIERRPRLQRQKRIFSKRRGQDFLRASQMNLSMAAWGRLVMSLLPPCSSPSTISPPKGCSQTPATPRGAAAPASPSNFPPKKTPLREEIQCPPKPPRLYLPQEPTPEEMPSTKRPHMEPRTRLEPSLPASATRKPPRLQDFRCLAVLGRGHFGKVLLVQFKGTGQYYAIKALKKQEVLSRDEIERFYLACVVLGLQFLHEQKIIYRDLKLDNLLLDAQGFLKIADFGLCKEGIGFGDRTSTFCGTPEFLAPEVLTQEAYTRAVDWWGLGVLLYEMLVGECPFPGDTEEEVFDCIVNAEAPYPRFLSVQGLELIQKLLQKCPEKRLGAGERDAEEIKTQPFFRTTDWQALLTRAVRPPFVPTLCGPTDLRYFEGEFTGLPPALTPPDARSPLTARQQAAFRDFDFVSQRFLEP is encoded by the exons ATGGAAGAGGGGGCGCCGCAGCAG CCTGGGGCGGGCCAGTGGCCCCCAGGGGATGAGAAAGAGGCGATCCGCCGGGCCATCCAGAAGGAGCTGAAAATcaaggagggtgtggagaaccTGCGGCGGGTAGCCACCGACCGCCGCCACCTGGGCCACGTGCAGCAGCTGCTGCGGTCCTCCAACCGCCGCCTGGAGCAGCTGCACGGGGAGCTGCGGGAGCTGCATGCCCGCATCCTGCTGCCCGGCCCCGGGCCTGGCCCGGCTG AACCTGCGGCCTCAGGACCTTGGCCGCTGGCGGAGCAGCCAAGGGCCCGACACCTGGAGGCTCTACAGAGGCAGCTGCAGGTAGAGCTGAAGGTCAAGCAGGGAGCCGAGAATATGACCCACACGTATGCCAGTGGCACTCCCAAG GAGAGGAAGCTTCTGGCAGCTGCCCAGCAGATGCTACAGGACAGCCAGCTGAAGGTGGCCCTTCTACGAATGAAGATCAGCAGCCTGGAGGCCAGCGGGTCCCCTGAGCCAGGTGAGGCCTTGAGAAGTGGGGATGGGCAGAGAGCGGAGCAGGGCGTGGGCTTGAGGGCTGACCCCCTCCTCCTAGGACCGGAGCTGCTGGTGGAGGAGCTGCGGCACCGGCTACGCATCGAGGCTGCCGTGGCCGAGGGCGCCAAGAACGTGGTGAAGCTGCTTGGTAGCCGGCGAACGCAGGACCGCAAGGTGCTAGCCGAG GCTCAGGCCCAGCTCCAGGAGTCCTCCCAGAAACTGGACCTCCTGCGGCTGGCCTTGGAGCAGCTGCTGGAGGGActgcctcctgcccaccctctgCGTGGCAGAGTGGCCCGGGAGCTGCGGACTGCTGTGTCTGGGAACGCCCAGCCTTCAGGGACACTCGTGAAGCCCACTGCCATGACAG GGACGCTGCAGGTCCACCTCCTGGGCTGTGAGCAGCTGCTGACAGCTGTGCCGGGACGTTCCCCCGTGGCCGCACTGGCCGGGAacccctcccagggctggcttCGGAGCAGGGCCAAGCAGCAGCGTGGCGGAGGCGAGCTGGCCA GTGAGGTGTTGGCCGTGCTGAAGGTGGACAATCGCATTGTGGGCCAGACGGGCTGGGGGCCTGTGGCCAAGCAGTCCTGGGACCAGACCTTTGTCATCCCCCTGGAGCGG GCCCGAGAGCTGGAGATCGGGGTGCGCTGGCGGGACTGGAGGCAGCTGTGCGGCGTGGCCTTCCTGAGGCTGGAGGACTTCCTGGACAATGCCTGTCACCAGCTCTCCCTCAGCCTGGTGccgcaggggctgctctttgccCAG GTGACCTTCTGTGACCCTGTCATTGAGAGAAGGCCCCGGCTGCAGAGGCAGAAACGCATTTTCTCAAAACGCAGAG GTCAGGACTTCCTGAGGGCTTCCCAGATGAACCTCAGCATGGCGGCCTGGGGGCGCTTGGTCATGAGCCTGCTGCCCCCCTGCAGCTCCCCAAGCACCATCAGCCCCCCGAAAGGGTGCTCCCAGACCCCAGCCACACCCCGGGGGGCCGCCGCCCCTGCCTCGCCCAG TAATTTCCCGCCCAAGAAGACCCCCTTGCGAGAAGAGATCCAATGCCCACCCAAGCCACCGCGCCTCTACCTGCCCCAGGAGCCGACCCCCGAGGAGATGCCG agcacCAAACGCCCCCACATGGAGCCCAGGACTCGACTCGAGCCATCTCTGCCAGCCTCAGCCACCAG GAAACCTCCCCGGCTTCAGGACTTCCGCTGCTTGGCCGTGCTGGGCCGGGGCCACTTCGGAAAG GTTCTCCTGGTCCAGTTCAAGGGGACAGGCCAATACTATGCCATCAAAGCGCTGAAGAAGCAGGAGGTGCTGAGCCGGGACGAGATAGAGAG GTTCTATCTGGCCTGTGTGGTCCTGGGCCTGCAATTCTTACATGAGCAGAAGATCATTTACAG AGACCTTAAGTTGGATAATCTTCTGCTGGATGCCCAGGGTTTCCTGAAGATCGCAGACTTTGGGCTCTGTAAGGAAG GGATCGGCTTTGGGGACCGGACGAGCACCTTCTGTGGCACCCCGGAGTTCCTGGCCCCTGAGGTGCTGACCCAGGAGGCCTATACGCGGGCTGTGGACTGGTGGGGGCTGGGCGTGCTGCTCTACGAGATGCTGGTGGGCGAG TGCCCGTTTCCAGGGGACACCGAGGAGGAGGTGTTTGACTGCATCGTCAATGCGGAAGCCCCATACCCGCGCTTTCTGTCGGTGCAAGGGCTTGAGCTCATTCAGAAG ctcctccagAAGTGCCCCGAGAAgcgcctgggggcgggggagcgggATGCCGAGGAGATCAAGACACAGCCTTTCTTCAGG ACCACCGACTGGCAGGCCCTGCTCACCCGAGCCGTCCGGCCCCCGTTTGTGCCCACCCTCTGCGGCCCCACAGACCTGCGCTACTTTGAGGGCGAGTTCACGGGGCTGCCGCCTGCCCTGACGCCGCCTGATGCCCGCAGCCCCCTCACCGCCCGCCAACAGGCTGCCTTCCGGGACTTCGACTTTGTGTCCCAGCGATTCCTGGAGCCCTGA
- the PKN3 gene encoding serine/threonine-protein kinase N3 isoform X3, whose amino-acid sequence MEEGAPQQPGAGQWPPGDEKEAIRRAIQKELKIKEGVENLRRVATDRRHLGHVQQLLRSSNRRLEQLHGELRELHARILLPGPGPGPAEPAASGPWPLAEQPRARHLEALQRQLQVELKVKQGAENMTHTYASGTPKERKLLAAAQQMLQDSQLKVALLRMKISSLEASGSPEPGPELLVEELRHRLRIEAAVAEGAKNVVKLLGSRRTQDRKVLAEAQAQLQESSQKLDLLRLALEQLLEGLPPAHPLRGRVARELRTAVSGNAQPSGTLVKPTAMTGTLQVHLLGCEQLLTAVPGRSPVAALAGNPSQGWLRSRAKQQRGGGELASEVLAVLKVDNRIVGQTGWGPVAKQSWDQTFVIPLERARELEIGVRWRDWRQLCGVAFLRLEDFLDNACHQLSLSLVPQGLLFAQVTFCDPVIERRPRLQRQKRIFSKRRGQDFLRASQMNLSMAAWGRLVMSLLPPCSSPSTISPPKGCSQTPATPRGAAAPASPSNFPPKKTPLREEIQCPPKPPRLYLPQEPTPEEMPSTKRPHMEPRTRLEPSLPASATRKPPRLQDFRCLAVLGRGHFGKVLLVQFKGTGQYYAIKALKKQEVLSRDEIESLYCEKRILEAVGRMGHPFLLSLLACFHTSSHACFVTEFVPGGDLMMQIHEDVFPEPQARFYLACVVLGLQFLHEQKIIYRDLKLDNLLLDAQGFLKIADFGLCKEGIGFGDRTSTFCGTPEFLAPEVLTQEAYTRAVDWWGLGVLLYEMLVGECPFPGDTEEEVFDCIVNAEAPYPRFLSVQGLELIQKLLQKCPEKRLGAGERDAEEIKTQPFFRTTDWQALLTRAVRPPFVPTLCGPTDLRYFEGEFTGLPPALTPPDARSPLTARQQAAFRDFDFVSQRFLEP is encoded by the exons ATGGAAGAGGGGGCGCCGCAGCAG CCTGGGGCGGGCCAGTGGCCCCCAGGGGATGAGAAAGAGGCGATCCGCCGGGCCATCCAGAAGGAGCTGAAAATcaaggagggtgtggagaaccTGCGGCGGGTAGCCACCGACCGCCGCCACCTGGGCCACGTGCAGCAGCTGCTGCGGTCCTCCAACCGCCGCCTGGAGCAGCTGCACGGGGAGCTGCGGGAGCTGCATGCCCGCATCCTGCTGCCCGGCCCCGGGCCTGGCCCGGCTG AACCTGCGGCCTCAGGACCTTGGCCGCTGGCGGAGCAGCCAAGGGCCCGACACCTGGAGGCTCTACAGAGGCAGCTGCAGGTAGAGCTGAAGGTCAAGCAGGGAGCCGAGAATATGACCCACACGTATGCCAGTGGCACTCCCAAG GAGAGGAAGCTTCTGGCAGCTGCCCAGCAGATGCTACAGGACAGCCAGCTGAAGGTGGCCCTTCTACGAATGAAGATCAGCAGCCTGGAGGCCAGCGGGTCCCCTGAGCCAG GACCGGAGCTGCTGGTGGAGGAGCTGCGGCACCGGCTACGCATCGAGGCTGCCGTGGCCGAGGGCGCCAAGAACGTGGTGAAGCTGCTTGGTAGCCGGCGAACGCAGGACCGCAAGGTGCTAGCCGAG GCTCAGGCCCAGCTCCAGGAGTCCTCCCAGAAACTGGACCTCCTGCGGCTGGCCTTGGAGCAGCTGCTGGAGGGActgcctcctgcccaccctctgCGTGGCAGAGTGGCCCGGGAGCTGCGGACTGCTGTGTCTGGGAACGCCCAGCCTTCAGGGACACTCGTGAAGCCCACTGCCATGACAG GGACGCTGCAGGTCCACCTCCTGGGCTGTGAGCAGCTGCTGACAGCTGTGCCGGGACGTTCCCCCGTGGCCGCACTGGCCGGGAacccctcccagggctggcttCGGAGCAGGGCCAAGCAGCAGCGTGGCGGAGGCGAGCTGGCCA GTGAGGTGTTGGCCGTGCTGAAGGTGGACAATCGCATTGTGGGCCAGACGGGCTGGGGGCCTGTGGCCAAGCAGTCCTGGGACCAGACCTTTGTCATCCCCCTGGAGCGG GCCCGAGAGCTGGAGATCGGGGTGCGCTGGCGGGACTGGAGGCAGCTGTGCGGCGTGGCCTTCCTGAGGCTGGAGGACTTCCTGGACAATGCCTGTCACCAGCTCTCCCTCAGCCTGGTGccgcaggggctgctctttgccCAG GTGACCTTCTGTGACCCTGTCATTGAGAGAAGGCCCCGGCTGCAGAGGCAGAAACGCATTTTCTCAAAACGCAGAG GTCAGGACTTCCTGAGGGCTTCCCAGATGAACCTCAGCATGGCGGCCTGGGGGCGCTTGGTCATGAGCCTGCTGCCCCCCTGCAGCTCCCCAAGCACCATCAGCCCCCCGAAAGGGTGCTCCCAGACCCCAGCCACACCCCGGGGGGCCGCCGCCCCTGCCTCGCCCAG TAATTTCCCGCCCAAGAAGACCCCCTTGCGAGAAGAGATCCAATGCCCACCCAAGCCACCGCGCCTCTACCTGCCCCAGGAGCCGACCCCCGAGGAGATGCCG agcacCAAACGCCCCCACATGGAGCCCAGGACTCGACTCGAGCCATCTCTGCCAGCCTCAGCCACCAG GAAACCTCCCCGGCTTCAGGACTTCCGCTGCTTGGCCGTGCTGGGCCGGGGCCACTTCGGAAAG GTTCTCCTGGTCCAGTTCAAGGGGACAGGCCAATACTATGCCATCAAAGCGCTGAAGAAGCAGGAGGTGCTGAGCCGGGACGAGATAGAGAG CCTGTACTGCGAGAAGCGAATCCTGGAGGCTGTGGGCCGCATGGGGCACCCCTTCCTACTCTCCCTCCTTGCCTGCTTCCACACCTCCAGCCACGCCTGCTTCGTGACTGAGTTCGTGCCCGGTGGCGACCTCATGATGCAGATCCATGAGGACGTcttccctgagccccaggcccG GTTCTATCTGGCCTGTGTGGTCCTGGGCCTGCAATTCTTACATGAGCAGAAGATCATTTACAG AGACCTTAAGTTGGATAATCTTCTGCTGGATGCCCAGGGTTTCCTGAAGATCGCAGACTTTGGGCTCTGTAAGGAAG GGATCGGCTTTGGGGACCGGACGAGCACCTTCTGTGGCACCCCGGAGTTCCTGGCCCCTGAGGTGCTGACCCAGGAGGCCTATACGCGGGCTGTGGACTGGTGGGGGCTGGGCGTGCTGCTCTACGAGATGCTGGTGGGCGAG TGCCCGTTTCCAGGGGACACCGAGGAGGAGGTGTTTGACTGCATCGTCAATGCGGAAGCCCCATACCCGCGCTTTCTGTCGGTGCAAGGGCTTGAGCTCATTCAGAAG ctcctccagAAGTGCCCCGAGAAgcgcctgggggcgggggagcgggATGCCGAGGAGATCAAGACACAGCCTTTCTTCAGG ACCACCGACTGGCAGGCCCTGCTCACCCGAGCCGTCCGGCCCCCGTTTGTGCCCACCCTCTGCGGCCCCACAGACCTGCGCTACTTTGAGGGCGAGTTCACGGGGCTGCCGCCTGCCCTGACGCCGCCTGATGCCCGCAGCCCCCTCACCGCCCGCCAACAGGCTGCCTTCCGGGACTTCGACTTTGTGTCCCAGCGATTCCTGGAGCCCTGA
- the PKN3 gene encoding serine/threonine-protein kinase N3 isoform X5: MEEGAPQQPGAGQWPPGDEKEAIRRAIQKELKIKEGVENLRRVATDRRHLGHVQQLLRSSNRRLEQLHGELRELHARILLPGPGPGPAEPAASGPWPLAEQPRARHLEALQRQLQVELKVKQGAENMTHTYASGTPKERKLLAAAQQMLQDSQLKVALLRMKISSLEASGSPEPGPELLVEELRHRLRIEAAVAEGAKNVVKLLGSRRTQDRKVLAEAQAQLQESSQKLDLLRLALEQLLEGLPPAHPLRGRVARELRTAVSGNAQPSGTLVKPTAMTGTLQVHLLGCEQLLTAVPGRSPVAALAGNPSQGWLRSRAKQQRGGGELASEVLAVLKVDNRIVGQTGWGPVAKQSWDQTFVIPLERARELEIGVRWRDWRQLCGVAFLRLEDFLDNACHQLSLSLVPQGLLFAQVTFCDPVIERRPRLQRQKRIFSKRRGQDFLRASQMNLSMAAWGRLVMSLLPPCSSPSTISPPKGCSQTPATPRGAAAPASPSNFPPKKTPLREEIQCPPKPPRLYLPQEPTPEEMPSTKRPHMEPRTRLEPSLPASATRKPPRLQDFRCLAVLGRGHFGKVLLVQFKGTGQYYAIKALKKQEVLSRDEIESLYCEKRILEAVGRMGHPFLLSLLACFHTSSHACFVTEFVPGGDLMMQIHEDVFPEPQARFYLACVVLGLQFLHEQKIIYRDLKLDNLLLDAQGFLKIADFGLCKEGIGFGDRTSTFCGTPEFLAPEVLTQEAYTRAVDWWGLGVLLYEMLVGECPFPGDTEEEVFDCIVNAEAPYPRFLSVQGLELIQKLLQKCPEKRLGADHRLAGPAHPSRPAPVCAHPLRPHRPALL; the protein is encoded by the exons ATGGAAGAGGGGGCGCCGCAGCAG CCTGGGGCGGGCCAGTGGCCCCCAGGGGATGAGAAAGAGGCGATCCGCCGGGCCATCCAGAAGGAGCTGAAAATcaaggagggtgtggagaaccTGCGGCGGGTAGCCACCGACCGCCGCCACCTGGGCCACGTGCAGCAGCTGCTGCGGTCCTCCAACCGCCGCCTGGAGCAGCTGCACGGGGAGCTGCGGGAGCTGCATGCCCGCATCCTGCTGCCCGGCCCCGGGCCTGGCCCGGCTG AACCTGCGGCCTCAGGACCTTGGCCGCTGGCGGAGCAGCCAAGGGCCCGACACCTGGAGGCTCTACAGAGGCAGCTGCAGGTAGAGCTGAAGGTCAAGCAGGGAGCCGAGAATATGACCCACACGTATGCCAGTGGCACTCCCAAG GAGAGGAAGCTTCTGGCAGCTGCCCAGCAGATGCTACAGGACAGCCAGCTGAAGGTGGCCCTTCTACGAATGAAGATCAGCAGCCTGGAGGCCAGCGGGTCCCCTGAGCCAG GACCGGAGCTGCTGGTGGAGGAGCTGCGGCACCGGCTACGCATCGAGGCTGCCGTGGCCGAGGGCGCCAAGAACGTGGTGAAGCTGCTTGGTAGCCGGCGAACGCAGGACCGCAAGGTGCTAGCCGAG GCTCAGGCCCAGCTCCAGGAGTCCTCCCAGAAACTGGACCTCCTGCGGCTGGCCTTGGAGCAGCTGCTGGAGGGActgcctcctgcccaccctctgCGTGGCAGAGTGGCCCGGGAGCTGCGGACTGCTGTGTCTGGGAACGCCCAGCCTTCAGGGACACTCGTGAAGCCCACTGCCATGACAG GGACGCTGCAGGTCCACCTCCTGGGCTGTGAGCAGCTGCTGACAGCTGTGCCGGGACGTTCCCCCGTGGCCGCACTGGCCGGGAacccctcccagggctggcttCGGAGCAGGGCCAAGCAGCAGCGTGGCGGAGGCGAGCTGGCCA GTGAGGTGTTGGCCGTGCTGAAGGTGGACAATCGCATTGTGGGCCAGACGGGCTGGGGGCCTGTGGCCAAGCAGTCCTGGGACCAGACCTTTGTCATCCCCCTGGAGCGG GCCCGAGAGCTGGAGATCGGGGTGCGCTGGCGGGACTGGAGGCAGCTGTGCGGCGTGGCCTTCCTGAGGCTGGAGGACTTCCTGGACAATGCCTGTCACCAGCTCTCCCTCAGCCTGGTGccgcaggggctgctctttgccCAG GTGACCTTCTGTGACCCTGTCATTGAGAGAAGGCCCCGGCTGCAGAGGCAGAAACGCATTTTCTCAAAACGCAGAG GTCAGGACTTCCTGAGGGCTTCCCAGATGAACCTCAGCATGGCGGCCTGGGGGCGCTTGGTCATGAGCCTGCTGCCCCCCTGCAGCTCCCCAAGCACCATCAGCCCCCCGAAAGGGTGCTCCCAGACCCCAGCCACACCCCGGGGGGCCGCCGCCCCTGCCTCGCCCAG TAATTTCCCGCCCAAGAAGACCCCCTTGCGAGAAGAGATCCAATGCCCACCCAAGCCACCGCGCCTCTACCTGCCCCAGGAGCCGACCCCCGAGGAGATGCCG agcacCAAACGCCCCCACATGGAGCCCAGGACTCGACTCGAGCCATCTCTGCCAGCCTCAGCCACCAG GAAACCTCCCCGGCTTCAGGACTTCCGCTGCTTGGCCGTGCTGGGCCGGGGCCACTTCGGAAAG GTTCTCCTGGTCCAGTTCAAGGGGACAGGCCAATACTATGCCATCAAAGCGCTGAAGAAGCAGGAGGTGCTGAGCCGGGACGAGATAGAGAG CCTGTACTGCGAGAAGCGAATCCTGGAGGCTGTGGGCCGCATGGGGCACCCCTTCCTACTCTCCCTCCTTGCCTGCTTCCACACCTCCAGCCACGCCTGCTTCGTGACTGAGTTCGTGCCCGGTGGCGACCTCATGATGCAGATCCATGAGGACGTcttccctgagccccaggcccG GTTCTATCTGGCCTGTGTGGTCCTGGGCCTGCAATTCTTACATGAGCAGAAGATCATTTACAG AGACCTTAAGTTGGATAATCTTCTGCTGGATGCCCAGGGTTTCCTGAAGATCGCAGACTTTGGGCTCTGTAAGGAAG GGATCGGCTTTGGGGACCGGACGAGCACCTTCTGTGGCACCCCGGAGTTCCTGGCCCCTGAGGTGCTGACCCAGGAGGCCTATACGCGGGCTGTGGACTGGTGGGGGCTGGGCGTGCTGCTCTACGAGATGCTGGTGGGCGAG TGCCCGTTTCCAGGGGACACCGAGGAGGAGGTGTTTGACTGCATCGTCAATGCGGAAGCCCCATACCCGCGCTTTCTGTCGGTGCAAGGGCTTGAGCTCATTCAGAAG ctcctccagAAGTGCCCCGAGAAgcgcctggggg CAGACCACCGACTGGCAGGCCCTGCTCACCCGAGCCGTCCGGCCCCCGTTTGTGCCCACCCTCTGCGGCCCCACAGACCTGCGCTACTTTGA
- the PKN3 gene encoding serine/threonine-protein kinase N3 isoform X1 has translation MEEGAPQQPGAGQWPPGDEKEAIRRAIQKELKIKEGVENLRRVATDRRHLGHVQQLLRSSNRRLEQLHGELRELHARILLPGPGPGPAEPAASGPWPLAEQPRARHLEALQRQLQVELKVKQGAENMTHTYASGTPKERKLLAAAQQMLQDSQLKVALLRMKISSLEASGSPEPGEALRSGDGQRAEQGVGLRADPLLLGPELLVEELRHRLRIEAAVAEGAKNVVKLLGSRRTQDRKVLAEAQAQLQESSQKLDLLRLALEQLLEGLPPAHPLRGRVARELRTAVSGNAQPSGTLVKPTAMTGTLQVHLLGCEQLLTAVPGRSPVAALAGNPSQGWLRSRAKQQRGGGELASEVLAVLKVDNRIVGQTGWGPVAKQSWDQTFVIPLERARELEIGVRWRDWRQLCGVAFLRLEDFLDNACHQLSLSLVPQGLLFAQVTFCDPVIERRPRLQRQKRIFSKRRGQDFLRASQMNLSMAAWGRLVMSLLPPCSSPSTISPPKGCSQTPATPRGAAAPASPSNFPPKKTPLREEIQCPPKPPRLYLPQEPTPEEMPSTKRPHMEPRTRLEPSLPASATRKPPRLQDFRCLAVLGRGHFGKVLLVQFKGTGQYYAIKALKKQEVLSRDEIESLYCEKRILEAVGRMGHPFLLSLLACFHTSSHACFVTEFVPGGDLMMQIHEDVFPEPQARFYLACVVLGLQFLHEQKIIYRDLKLDNLLLDAQGFLKIADFGLCKEGIGFGDRTSTFCGTPEFLAPEVLTQEAYTRAVDWWGLGVLLYEMLVGECPFPGDTEEEVFDCIVNAEAPYPRFLSVQGLELIQKLLQKCPEKRLGAGERDAEEIKTQPFFRTTDWQALLTRAVRPPFVPTLCGPTDLRYFEGEFTGLPPALTPPDARSPLTARQQAAFRDFDFVSQRFLEP, from the exons ATGGAAGAGGGGGCGCCGCAGCAG CCTGGGGCGGGCCAGTGGCCCCCAGGGGATGAGAAAGAGGCGATCCGCCGGGCCATCCAGAAGGAGCTGAAAATcaaggagggtgtggagaaccTGCGGCGGGTAGCCACCGACCGCCGCCACCTGGGCCACGTGCAGCAGCTGCTGCGGTCCTCCAACCGCCGCCTGGAGCAGCTGCACGGGGAGCTGCGGGAGCTGCATGCCCGCATCCTGCTGCCCGGCCCCGGGCCTGGCCCGGCTG AACCTGCGGCCTCAGGACCTTGGCCGCTGGCGGAGCAGCCAAGGGCCCGACACCTGGAGGCTCTACAGAGGCAGCTGCAGGTAGAGCTGAAGGTCAAGCAGGGAGCCGAGAATATGACCCACACGTATGCCAGTGGCACTCCCAAG GAGAGGAAGCTTCTGGCAGCTGCCCAGCAGATGCTACAGGACAGCCAGCTGAAGGTGGCCCTTCTACGAATGAAGATCAGCAGCCTGGAGGCCAGCGGGTCCCCTGAGCCAGGTGAGGCCTTGAGAAGTGGGGATGGGCAGAGAGCGGAGCAGGGCGTGGGCTTGAGGGCTGACCCCCTCCTCCTAGGACCGGAGCTGCTGGTGGAGGAGCTGCGGCACCGGCTACGCATCGAGGCTGCCGTGGCCGAGGGCGCCAAGAACGTGGTGAAGCTGCTTGGTAGCCGGCGAACGCAGGACCGCAAGGTGCTAGCCGAG GCTCAGGCCCAGCTCCAGGAGTCCTCCCAGAAACTGGACCTCCTGCGGCTGGCCTTGGAGCAGCTGCTGGAGGGActgcctcctgcccaccctctgCGTGGCAGAGTGGCCCGGGAGCTGCGGACTGCTGTGTCTGGGAACGCCCAGCCTTCAGGGACACTCGTGAAGCCCACTGCCATGACAG GGACGCTGCAGGTCCACCTCCTGGGCTGTGAGCAGCTGCTGACAGCTGTGCCGGGACGTTCCCCCGTGGCCGCACTGGCCGGGAacccctcccagggctggcttCGGAGCAGGGCCAAGCAGCAGCGTGGCGGAGGCGAGCTGGCCA GTGAGGTGTTGGCCGTGCTGAAGGTGGACAATCGCATTGTGGGCCAGACGGGCTGGGGGCCTGTGGCCAAGCAGTCCTGGGACCAGACCTTTGTCATCCCCCTGGAGCGG GCCCGAGAGCTGGAGATCGGGGTGCGCTGGCGGGACTGGAGGCAGCTGTGCGGCGTGGCCTTCCTGAGGCTGGAGGACTTCCTGGACAATGCCTGTCACCAGCTCTCCCTCAGCCTGGTGccgcaggggctgctctttgccCAG GTGACCTTCTGTGACCCTGTCATTGAGAGAAGGCCCCGGCTGCAGAGGCAGAAACGCATTTTCTCAAAACGCAGAG GTCAGGACTTCCTGAGGGCTTCCCAGATGAACCTCAGCATGGCGGCCTGGGGGCGCTTGGTCATGAGCCTGCTGCCCCCCTGCAGCTCCCCAAGCACCATCAGCCCCCCGAAAGGGTGCTCCCAGACCCCAGCCACACCCCGGGGGGCCGCCGCCCCTGCCTCGCCCAG TAATTTCCCGCCCAAGAAGACCCCCTTGCGAGAAGAGATCCAATGCCCACCCAAGCCACCGCGCCTCTACCTGCCCCAGGAGCCGACCCCCGAGGAGATGCCG agcacCAAACGCCCCCACATGGAGCCCAGGACTCGACTCGAGCCATCTCTGCCAGCCTCAGCCACCAG GAAACCTCCCCGGCTTCAGGACTTCCGCTGCTTGGCCGTGCTGGGCCGGGGCCACTTCGGAAAG GTTCTCCTGGTCCAGTTCAAGGGGACAGGCCAATACTATGCCATCAAAGCGCTGAAGAAGCAGGAGGTGCTGAGCCGGGACGAGATAGAGAG CCTGTACTGCGAGAAGCGAATCCTGGAGGCTGTGGGCCGCATGGGGCACCCCTTCCTACTCTCCCTCCTTGCCTGCTTCCACACCTCCAGCCACGCCTGCTTCGTGACTGAGTTCGTGCCCGGTGGCGACCTCATGATGCAGATCCATGAGGACGTcttccctgagccccaggcccG GTTCTATCTGGCCTGTGTGGTCCTGGGCCTGCAATTCTTACATGAGCAGAAGATCATTTACAG AGACCTTAAGTTGGATAATCTTCTGCTGGATGCCCAGGGTTTCCTGAAGATCGCAGACTTTGGGCTCTGTAAGGAAG GGATCGGCTTTGGGGACCGGACGAGCACCTTCTGTGGCACCCCGGAGTTCCTGGCCCCTGAGGTGCTGACCCAGGAGGCCTATACGCGGGCTGTGGACTGGTGGGGGCTGGGCGTGCTGCTCTACGAGATGCTGGTGGGCGAG TGCCCGTTTCCAGGGGACACCGAGGAGGAGGTGTTTGACTGCATCGTCAATGCGGAAGCCCCATACCCGCGCTTTCTGTCGGTGCAAGGGCTTGAGCTCATTCAGAAG ctcctccagAAGTGCCCCGAGAAgcgcctgggggcgggggagcgggATGCCGAGGAGATCAAGACACAGCCTTTCTTCAGG ACCACCGACTGGCAGGCCCTGCTCACCCGAGCCGTCCGGCCCCCGTTTGTGCCCACCCTCTGCGGCCCCACAGACCTGCGCTACTTTGAGGGCGAGTTCACGGGGCTGCCGCCTGCCCTGACGCCGCCTGATGCCCGCAGCCCCCTCACCGCCCGCCAACAGGCTGCCTTCCGGGACTTCGACTTTGTGTCCCAGCGATTCCTGGAGCCCTGA